The Camelina sativa cultivar DH55 chromosome 16, Cs, whole genome shotgun sequence sequence AGAAGGGATACCCAAGTCCTTAATAAATTGCCGTTGTGATTCCATAGAACTCCATATTTCACAGAACTGAAACAGGATTTCCCGAATGACAATGACGTGTAGATATGGTTGACCTTCACGGAAGGGTATGTGAAGGACAACGTAGATAGCCCAATGACAAAGGCCCTGAGAGAGAAGCTGTGCAACAAACCCCATATCGAGAGTGTGAAGATCATCTGAAGTGAAAGCTCCCACTGCCTCTAGGATTCCTCGATGGTGCCAGATCATATGATAGTCAAGTGGATCGTCAGTTGAAGAGAATGCACTGAACATAGTCTTCAGGAAATCAATTTCTTCCTCATCTTTGCTGTGCAGAAGCATAAGATAATACAAAAGGTCAGAACGCTTCTTGTTGCTTACAAACCCATCTGCAGGTCCTTCGTCAATATATATCGGGACGGGCCACGGGGCTTTTGCCTGATCTAGTAGGAGTTGATAATTTCTGAAGATGACAGGTAATGAACTGTCGGGAGGTAGATGATGCCACATTAACAACCCTAGGAATCTCTTCCAGTCAATTGTAAAATCTTGTAATGCATCATGGATATTACCAGCAAGCAATTCGTAAAGCTTAATTCTCTCCTTCTCGATGTAATTAAAATCCAGCCCATTCCTTCTCCAAAGGTGAAGCTGCTGCAAGATATCATTGCGGTTTACAGTTGATCCACCAGCCTGGCTCAACAAACAAGCAAGTCTAACATCTCCCTTAGATATGGCAAGTTCCACTGCTGAATCAAGCTCTCGTCCAGTCAGAAGAAAGAATAAGTGCTCCAGGTAGCCAGAACCATTTAGATCACTCACATCTTCTTGTACACGGTGACTGACACTTTCTTGGAGCCAATAACTAAATTCTGCTCTTCGGATAACTGGAAGAGCTTCTGTATTAACTTCTGCAGAATCTTCCTTCACATCTTGCATCATGTCTTCCTCATTATCAGAAGCTGCATAATTCAACGTTTCAGTACTCTGTCTGTCAGAAAAGAGAACTTTTATGAGTTCCCACACCATGACTTGGTGCATCGTATACAGCTTTGCAGATCTTGACAACCCAGCAACCTCCAGCTGTTTCTCGATTACACCAATATAGTGTCGGCAGATATCTGATAGAACTACACGATCAGTGACCACTCTCTGAAGTTTAAGACTGAAAGAGCCAAAcgtaacttcttcttcttgatgtttTAATGCCTTGTGGAGACTTAAGGGAGCCTCGAATGCAGAATCAATAAGTTCTTTCTGAACATTTTCCTTTCTATCCCAAACCACTTTGTCAATTGCTATCTTTTCTTTATTGACCACAGAAGACAATACCATCTGAGAACTGGAGCTACATATTGGCTTACCAGTGTGAAAAAGGACGCCATTTGGTCCCCAACCTGCTCGGAAAGACCTTCCCATAAACAATGCTGCATCCACAACATTGCGAGAATAGTTATCAGATAATGGCGTTACATGGCTGATGTCTAGCTCGAAGCCTCCCATTTTCGACTTTTTCACTGACAGATTCTTATTTTGTTGGACCATCAGGATACTACCAGGGGAGCTTTTATCATTACCAGGGTTATACTCCAGTAAAGCAAGCGGAGTTTTCCGCAAGACTGGTGGAGTATCTTGAAGACTATTTCTTTGAGAAATTTTCTGTGAAGGTCTTACATTTTGTTTCGTCAAGGATGCCATATGATGGGAAGTTTGCTCTCTAAAATCATCAGCTTCGTTTAGATCTTCACTAGGAAACATCAGCATTCTcatttctttcatctttctAGGATCAAGTCCTAGATGAGCAGGAAGAGAGTGAGAAAGCTCTGGCTCGGAAGTTTCCATCTGATGTTCTTCAACAATGTCAGCTACCTTGTCCCCATCCAGTCTTACGGGATCTCCCAAACCTGGGGCATCATCCATAGCAATATCTTCTGcctcatcatcactcaacccAAATCTGCTGAAATGAGGAACCAAAAATTTCCATAATCCATTATCAGGATCAAATGAGATAAAAGTTGCCCCTTGTCTTTCAGCgctctgttttaatttataagCAATATGGTCAACTTGCACTTTCC is a genomic window containing:
- the LOC104752451 gene encoding nuclear pore complex protein NUP96 isoform X1 codes for the protein MTSVQPFRETSWMAGNLDSQKKRRISLGGVTALSEEITDSLPMLNSPDYFLKPCMLELVEREIENPGYCSRVPDFTIGRIGYGYIKFLGNTDVTRLDLDQIVQFQRHEVIVYDDESSKPVVGEGLNKAAEVTLVVNIPNLTTLGKVQVDHIAYKLKQSAERQGATFISFDPDNGLWKFLVPHFSRFGLSDDEAEDIAMDDAPGLGDPVRLDGDKVADIVEEHQMETSEPELSHSLPAHLGLDPRKMKEMRMLMFPSEDLNEADDFREQTSHHMASLTKQNVRPSQKISQRNSLQDTPPVLRKTPLALLEYNPGNDKSSPGSILMVQQNKNLSVKKSKMGGFELDISHVTPLSDNYSRNVVDAALFMGRSFRAGWGPNGVLFHTGKPICSSSSQMVLSSVVNKEKIAIDKVVWDRKENVQKELIDSAFEAPLSLHKALKHQEEEVTFGSFSLKLQRVVTDRVVLSDICRHYIGVIEKQLEVAGLSRSAKLYTMHQVMVWELIKVLFSDRQSTETLNYAASDNEEDMMQDVKEDSAEVNTEALPVIRRAEFSYWLQESVSHRVQEDVSDLNGSGYLEHLFFLLTGRELDSAVELAISKGDVRLACLLSQAGGSTVNRNDILQQLHLWRRNGLDFNYIEKERIKLYELLAGNIHDALQDFTIDWKRFLGLLMWHHLPPDSSLPVIFRNYQLLLDQAKAPWPVPIYIDEGPADGFVSNKKRSDLLYYLMLLHSKDEEEIDFLKTMFSAFSSTDDPLDYHMIWHHRGILEAVGAFTSDDLHTLDMGFVAQLLSQGLCHWAIYVVLHIPFREGQPYLHVIVIREILFQFCEIWSSMESQRQFIKDLGIPSEWMHEALAVYYNYHGDFTKALDHFIECANWQRAHSIFMTSVAHSLFLSANHSEIWRIATSMDDRKSEIENWDLGAGIYMSFYLLKSSLQEDADTMVELEPLESKNESCRSFVGRLNESLAVWGDRLPVEARVAYSKMAEEICDMLLSDLSKDPSRETQLSCFETAFDAPLPEDVRSTHLQDAVSLFSLYLSESGQISA
- the LOC104752451 gene encoding nuclear pore complex protein NUP96 isoform X2 produces the protein MTSVQPFRETSWMAGNLDSQKKRRISLGGVTALSEEITDSLPMLNSPDYFLKPCMLELVEREIENPGYCSRVPDFTIGRIGYGYIKFLGNTDVTRLDLDQIVQFQRHEVIVYDDESSKPVVGEGLNKAAEVTLVVNIPNLTTLGKVQVDHIAYKLKQSAERQGATFISFDPDNGLWKFLVPHFSRFGLSDDEAEDIAMDDAPGLGDPVRLDGDKVADIVEEHQMETSEPELSHSLPAHLGLDPRKMKEMRMLMFPSEDLNEADDFREQTSHHMASLTKQNVRPSQKISQRNSLQDTPPVLRKTPLALLEYNPGNDKSSPGSILMVQQNKNLSVKKSKMGGFELDISHVTPLSDNYSRNVVDAALFMGRSFRAGWGPNGVLFHTGKPICSSSSQMVLSSVVNKEKIAIDKVVWDRKENVQKELIDSAFEAPLSLHKALKHQEEEVTFGSFSLKLQRVVTDRVVLSDICRHYIGVIEKQLEVAGLSRSAKLYTMHQVMVWELIKVLFSDRQSTETLNYAASDNEEDMMQDVKEDSAEVNTEALPVIRRAEFSYWLQESVSHRVQEDVSDLNGSGYLEHLFFLLTGRELDSAVELAISKGDVRLACLLSQAGGSTVNRNDILQQLHLWRRNGLDFNYIEKERIKLYELLAGNIHDALQDFTIDWKRFLGLLMWHHLPPDSSLPVIFRNYQLLLDQAKAPWPVPIYIDEGPADGFVSNKKRSDLLYYLMLLHSKDEEEIDFLKTMFSAFSSTDDPLDYHMIWHHRGILEAVGAFTSDDLHTLDMGFVAQLLSQGLCHWAIYVVLHIPFREGQPYLHVIVIREILFQFCEIWSSMESQRQFIKDLGIPSEWMHEALAVYYNYHGDFTKALDHFIECANWQRAHSIFMTSVAHSLFLSEIWRIATSMDDRKSEIENWDLGAGIYMSFYLLKSSLQEDADTMVELEPLESKNESCRSFVGRLNESLAVWGDRLPVEARVAYSKMAEEICDMLLSDLSKDPSRETQLSCFETAFDAPLPEDVRSTHLQDAVSLFSLYLSESGQISA